A stretch of DNA from Desulfosarcina ovata subsp. ovata:
TAGGCGTCAAGCACAAGCATGTTGCGCGATCCGGTGTCAAAAAACTCGATCACCTGGGGCTTGGCCCAAACGCCGTCGTCCGATCGAATCTTGAAATAGCGAAACCTGCATCCGTCCATTTGAATCAAATCGAAGACCGGTTCGTCCTTAAAGCAGACGCTGGGATCGTTCTTTTCCTCGAAGTCTGGTTTTTCCAAATAGACCTTGAGGTTGGCTTGCCTGGCAAAACGCCTTAAAGCGCTAAGTGAGATGCTACGTTCGAACTCTTGTTCGAGCCAGGCGTGGTAATTTTTGATGGTTCGTCCATGGCGGGTGATAAATACAAAACGATCGTCCGATGGATCGCTGGAAGCCTTGACCATCTCGATGAAGCGGTTTTGGATTTTTTCGGTCAAGACCCGGCGCCGGCCGCTGCACTTTCTGCCTTCCATGATGCCTTGGCCGGCAAGCAGCAGCGGTTTGGGAATGACGCCGGTCTTACGGTATTGATCCATGTAATATTTTTTGGCCCTGCGTTTGGCGCTGCCGGTTTTGTCCATGATCTTTTTGTGCAGCAAGATCAGGAAACGGTCGTCCATGGGCAGTTGTTCAAAGTCTTTGTCTTTCATGACGAATGATTTTCTCTTTCATCACTTTCAGCCAGAATAAGGCCGCTTGTCTGGATGTCGTTTGCCAATCATCGTTTTGCGCCGACCGAATCTGTTCCAGCATGGCCATCACGGCCGTTTTATAGTCTGCGCTGATGATATCGACCACAGACGCATTCTTTTTTTTGACATGCTTGGCCTTTAGGGTTTGATGGGCGTACTTTCTAATATTCTTAGCCGTGAGCGCCATGCCGGATGCGATAAATGCACGCCAGATCTTGCGTTGATCCTCTTTTGTAAAACGCGTTAGAATCCTGGCCTGGTATTCATTCTCCGGAAGGATGCCGTCGCCAATTGGAGACAAATTGTCGATGACATTGGCGGCCTTAATCAGACGATATGCCTGGGATCGGGCCATATCCCACCGGTCCTTGACATAGCCTTCAAACGAATCGAACAGCAAATCTCGAAACAATTGATCGTCTCGAATCTGCTTTAATGCCTTACCGGTTTGGTGAAAATGGTGTTGATTGGCAGCGATGATCTCCTCCAATTGGGTGAGTCGGTTGTTGGCCATCTGTTCACCCGATGCTCATCCGTTTCCCGATATCGCCAAGCAGTTGATTCAATTCCAACCGTTGGTCCGTTAAAGGATCCGGTCTGTTTGGTACAAGGGTTTGCAAATATTTGACACTGTCAACGAATCCAAGGCCTTTCACGGTCATGACCAAATCAATCGGGTTGAAGTTTTTCTCGCAAAGAAAGCACCTGGCGAGATTGGTCTTGGGGTTGGTCGCGGTTTGAAATTCATTGCATAGCGGGCATAGAAAACGAAAAATGCCTTCGATCACTTTAGATGGGATATGAAGCTGTTCTTTGATCAGCCAGTCAACCGGGATCCGATTGCGCAGTTGAAACAGTTCTCCCCCTGTAAACCGTCGTCTCATGATATTGGCCTCCTTATCTGCGTAAAAAATCCTGAAAAAGATTTCATCCATAACCACGGCGTGGAAAATGGCTCACAATTTCACCCGGCCGACCGCAAAAATGGCAGCGGCATCGAAAACCGAGGCGAAAAGGTACCGAAATTTCGATCTGTGGTGGCAACATAACCCGTTTAAAAGGGCTTGTTGAAGTATGATCATCCATGTTTTTTCTACGTGGATCGATTTCACGATGCCGACGACGGTTTTCGGCAAGACGGTGGGCTTTTTTACCTTTATCGGTTTTACGGTAGCGTCGCTGCGCTTTTCGACGGGACTGGAGACGACCGGCGATGCGGCATGCATCGCAACAATAAGCATGCCCACGAAAGCAGCACCGGCACACACAAAAAACGGTGTTGCACCAACGACAGGATATTTGGATCAGCTTTACCATCCGGCCTTGAAAGTGGCCGGAGTTTAAAGTAATTTACTTAATGAACATCCGGCCTTGATACGGAGTTCACCCTGAAAGCCCGGAAGTGATGGTTCCGGGCTTTCTCCTCATTTTCTTGGACCATGACAATACCCACTTTACAACCTACAAAAACTTTTTGGTAAAAACGATTGCCGGCGGGAGCTATTGCGGCGGGGTAGCGTGGTAGGTTTATTGATTTTTGGGGCGGGGTCTCGCTGCGGGATAGTAGAACCAACCGTTACACTTTTGCCGCATAGGCGGGGTAGGCCGTTACACTATTTTTGCCTTAGCATAAGCTCGGAAATTGACCCTGTTATTGACATAAGTCTTTGATATTAGGTTATTCTGCTTGGTCCGACCCCAAGCCCCTCTAAACATAAGTCTTTGATATTAGGTTATTCTGCTTGGTCCGACCCCAAGCCCCTCTAATCAAGCGTGAAATCCTGGAATTGATCCACGGCAAAAAACAACATGGGGTCCTGGTCATCGATGAAGCCTCGTTGCTTCGGCTTGAAGTGTTCGTGGAGTTGCATACCCTTTGTCAGTTCGAAATGGACTCCAAGCCCTATCTTCCCATCGTGCTGGCCGGGCAAACCCATTTAATCGACAACCTGCGGTATCCGGGGTGTTTGCCACTGGCATCGCGAGTAGTGGCAAAAAGCCATTTTATCGGTGCGAAAAAAGAGCAGATGCAAGCCTATCTCAGGCACCATCTGACCATTGCCGGGATCGACCGGATGCTGTTCGAAGACGATGCCATTACGGCCATCCATCAAGGGTCGGGCGGCATCTTCAGAAAAGCCAATCACCTGGCTCGAGGAGCCTTGGTGGCCGCGGCAATGAGTCACGATAAAACGGTTAACGCGGAACATGTCCGGCTCGCTGCATCCGAAATATTTTAAGAAAGGAGTCAATATGCCATCCCATCCGACCGCCGAAGATATCCGGCAACAACTGGAAGCCCTGGTATTGGCCGCCATTTTAAATGTGCTCAACCGCT
This window harbors:
- a CDS encoding DNA methylase translates to MANNRLTQLEEIIAANQHHFHQTGKALKQIRDDQLFRDLLFDSFEGYVKDRWDMARSQAYRLIKAANVIDNLSPIGDGILPENEYQARILTRFTKEDQRKIWRAFIASGMALTAKNIRKYAHQTLKAKHVKKKNASVVDIISADYKTAVMAMLEQIRSAQNDDWQTTSRQAALFWLKVMKEKIIRHERQRL
- a CDS encoding ExeA family protein; the protein is MVRPQAPLIKREILELIHGKKQHGVLVIDEASLLRLEVFVELHTLCQFEMDSKPYLPIVLAGQTHLIDNLRYPGCLPLASRVVAKSHFIGAKKEQMQAYLRHHLTIAGIDRMLFEDDAITAIHQGSGGIFRKANHLARGALVAAAMSHDKTVNAEHVRLAASEIF